GGGAAAGCCGGCCCCTGGGCCTGGTGGAGCGCCTGCGCCGCCGCCTGCGGCCGGTGCGCTTCGCGGACATCCACCCCCAACTATGAAGATCATCGCCAGAGACATTCCGCCCCGCGCCGTGTGGGCGCTGGAACAGGCGGGCGTGCATCCGCTACTCGCCCGTCTCTATGCCGCGCGCGGCGTGACCGCGCACGATGAACTCGACGACGCGCTCGCGCGGCTGCTGCCGCCGCCGTCGCTGCACGGCGCGCGCGAGGCCGCGGCCCTGCTGGCCGACGCCATCGCACAGGACCGGCGCATCGTCGTCGTGGCCGACTACGACTGCGACGGCGCCACCGCCTGCGCCGTGGCCGTGCGCGGGCTCAGGCTGCTGGGCGCGCGGCAGGTCGGCTACCTCGTCCCGGACCGCGTCATCGACGGCTACGGGCTCAGCCCCGCCATCGCGCGGCGCGTGCACGAGCGCGGCGCCGACCTGCTCGTCACCGTGGACAACGGCATCGCGAGCGTGGAGGGTGTGGCCGAGGCCAAGGCCCTGGGCCTCTCGGTGCTGGTCACCGACCACCACCTGCCCGGCCCGGCGCTGCCGGAGGCGGACGCCATCGTGAACCCCAACCAGCCCGGCTGCGCCTTCGAGAGCAAATCCATTGCCGGCGTGGGCGTGATGTTCTACGTGCTGATGGCCCTGCGCGCCGAGCTGCGCGAACGCGGCGTGTTCGACAAGGCCGGCCAGCCCAAGCTGGAGCCATTGCTGCCGCTGGTGGCGCTGGGCACCGTCGCCGACGTGGTGCGGCTGGACGCGAACAACCGCCGCTTGGTCGCGCAGGGCCTCAAGCGCATCCGGGCCGGGTTCATGCCGGCCGGCATTGCAGCGCTCTTCGACGCCGCGGGCCGCAAGGCGGCCGTGGCCACCACCTTCGATTTCGGCTTCGCGCTGGGGCCGCGCATCAATGCGGCCGGCCGGCTGGCGGACATGACGCTCGGCATCGAATGCCTGCTCACCGACGATCCGGGGCATGCGGCGGAACTGGCGCGCACGCTGGACGCGATCAACCGCGAGCGGCGCGAGATCGAGGGCGGCATGCGCGAGCAGGCGCTGCTCATGGCCGAAAGCCTGTTCGGCGAGAACGATGCGCCGCCCGCCGCCATCAGCGTGTGGGACCCCGACTTCCACGAGGGCGTGGTGGGCATCGTGGCGTCGCGCATCAAGGACCGGCTGCACCGGCCCACGTTCGTCTTCGCCACCAGCAGCGCGCCGGGCAAGGCGCATGAGCTGAAAGGCTCGGGCCGCTCCATTCCCGGCTTCCATCTGCGCGATGCGCTGGACCTCGTGGCCAAGCGCCACCCGGGCGTGATCCTGAAGTTCGGCGGCCATGCGATGGCGGCCGGCTGCACGGTGGCGCAGGAGCAGTTCGCGGTGTTCGAGCGCGCCTTCGCGCAGGTGGCGCAGGAATGGCTGGATGCCGCCACGCTCATGCGCCGGCTCGACACCGACGGCCCTCTCTCGCCCGAATACTGCCGCGCGGAACTGGTGGACACCCTGCACCGCGAGGTCTGGGGCCAGGGCTTCGCGCCGCCCACGTTCAGCGAAGAGGTGGAGATCGTGAGCCAGCGCCTCGTGGGCGAAGGCCGCAACCACCTTTCGCTCAAGCTGCTGCACCAGGGCCGTCCGGTGGACGGCATCTGGTTCGGGCACACCGACCCGCTGCCCGCGCGCGTGCTGCTCGCGTTCCGCCTCGACGTGAACGAATGGAAAGGCGAGCGGCGCGTGCAGTTCCTGGTGGAAGGCGCGCAGCTCTAAGCCGGGGCCGGGCGCGGCGCCGTGCCGGTCAGAAGGTTTCCCAGTCGTCGTCCGCTGTGGCGGCCTTGGCCGGCTTGGCGGGTGCACGCAGCGCGGCCTTCGGCGCCGCAGGCTGGGGCGCCGGTGCAGACGCGGCTGCCGCCACGGGAGCGGCCGCAGCGGGAATGGCCTTGCGTGGCGCAGCGGGCAGCGCCCCGGCAGAGGCCGGGGCAGCCACCTTGCGGGACGCCGCGCCCGGCGCTGCCGCCACCGCGCGGGGGACACTGCCGCCCGCGCCGGCTCCCTTCGGTGCAGCCACCGGCACGCTCCGCTGGGGCACTGCCTGCGCCCCGACATTGAACACGGACACCACCTCCGACAGCCGGCGGGCCTGGTCGCGCATGGCGCCGGCCGCAGCGCTGGACTGCTCCACGAGCGCGGCGTTCTGCTGCGTCATCTGGTCGAGGTTGCCCACGGCCTGGTTGACCTGGGAGATGCCATCGCGCTGCTCGGTGGACGAGGCGGTGATCTCCCCGATGAGGTCGGACACGCGGCGCACGCTGCCCACGATCTCTTCCATGCTCTGCCCCGCCTGGTGGACCTGCTGCGATCCCGACTCGACGTTCTGCACCGACGTGCCGATCAGCTGCTTGATCTCCTTGGCGGCCTCGGCCGAGCGCTGCGCGAGGCTGCGCACCTCGCTGGCCACCACCGCGAAACCGCGGCCCTGCTCGCCCGCGCGGGCGGCCTCCACGGCCGCATTGAGCGCGAGGATGTTCGTCTGGAAGGCGATGCCGTCGATCACGCCGATGATGTCGCCGATCTTGCGCGAGCTGTCGGTGATCTGCTGCATGCTGGCCACCACCTGCCCCACGACCTCGCCCCCGCGCTCGGCCGCCTGCGCGGCCGTGGCGGCGAGCTGGTTGGCCTGCCGCGCCGTATCGGCGGACTGCGTGACGGTGGCCGTGAGCTCTTCCATGCTGGCGGCGGTCTCCTCCAGGTTGGCCGCCGTCTGCTCGGTGCGCGCGGAGAGGTCCTGGTTGCCGGTGGCGATCTCGTTGGACGCGGAGGACACCGATTCCACGCCCGTGCGCACCTCCGTCACCACGCCGCGCAGCCGCGCCGACATGGCCGAGAGCGAGCGCAGCAGGTGGCCCAGCTCATCCCGCCGGTCGTCATGCACATCCACCGTCAGGTCGCCCTCGGCGATGGCGTCGGCCAGCCCCACGGCGCGGTCCAGCGGCCGGGTGATGGAGGCCACGACGAAGCGCGCCATGGCAATGGCCAGCACGCACACCAGCACGGCGAGCCCGAAGCCGATGGCCTGCGCCCTGTCGCGCTGGGCCTGGCCCTCGGCCTTCGCGCGCTCGCGCGCCTTCGTCTGCATTTCCACGAAGGTTTCCTTGGCGCCCGTGTAGCGCGCGGCCGCGGGGCGCATGCGCTGTTGCGCGATCTGCCGCGCACCTTCGAGGTCGCCGGCCGCGCGGGCCTTCTGCGCCTCCGCCACGATGGCCAGGATGCTGGTGCGTTCCGCGGCGATGCGTTCGAGCTGCGCCTTGTCCTCGGGGCTGACGGCCTTCTCGACCACGCGCTTCTGTACTTCCGACACGGCGGCGATGCCGGCCTTCACGTCGGCCTGCAACTGGGCGGCCAGCGCGTCTTCGGAGGTGATCGCCCCGATGATGACCAGCTCCACATTGCGCTCGACCATGCCCTTCCAGCGCAGGGCATCGCTGATCCGGTCTTCCGACGCCTGCACGGCGCGGGCGGTTTCCGCATCGACGCGGGACACATGGGCCAGCAGACCGCCCAGGAGCAGCAGCATGGTGACGAGCACGCCCAGGATGATGGCCCACAGCTTGCGGCCGACAGGCAGATGGTTCAAGGTCATAAGAAGGAAGAGAGGACGTCGTGCGCTCGGCACGCAAAAGGGAACCCCCATCGGGAAAAGGGGCGCTGAGGTCGCTGAAACATTTTTGTACATATTGGCACGGACGCCCCTTTGCCTAACCCACCCATGTGACAAATACCGGTGCATGGCACGACGGTTGCGTTGCCCGGCGGTGTTTTCGTGGCGCGCGGCATACACCGCGAAAAACCCGGTCCTACAATGGCTCCGTGCCTACCCAGCCCAATGCCGACCTCCATTGCCACTCCGTGGTGTCCGACGGCACGCTCACGCCCGAAGCCCTTGCGGAGCGGGCGCGCGCCAACGGTGTCACGCTCTGGGCCCTGACCGACCACGACGAGGTCGGCGGCCAGCACCGCGCCATGGCCGCCGCTGCCGCGCAGGGCATGGCCTACCTGACCGGGGTGGAAATCTCCGTGACCTTCATCGGCGCGACGGTACACATCGTCGGCCTGGGGTTTGATCCCGACGATGCCCGGCTGCAGCAGGGCCTGGCGGCCACGCGCGGCGGCCGCGGCGAACGCGCGCAGGAGATGGCGGAGCAGCTCGCGCGGGTGGGCATCCGCGACGCCTACGAGGGCGCGCTGCGCTACGTGGGCAACCCCGAACTCATCTCCCGCACGCATTTCGCGCGGTTCCTGGTGGAGACCGGCGTGTGCCGCGACACCCCCGAGGTGTTCCGCCGATTCCTCACCGAGGGCAAGCCCGGCTATGTGCCGCACCGCTGGGCCGCGCTGGGCGATGCGGTGCGCTGGATCACCGAAGCCGGCGGCATGGCCGTCATCGCGCACCCCGCACGCTACCGGTTCTCGGCCACC
The DNA window shown above is from Acidovorax sp. NCPPB 4044 and carries:
- a CDS encoding 3',5'-nucleoside bisphosphate phosphatase, which gives rise to MPTQPNADLHCHSVVSDGTLTPEALAERARANGVTLWALTDHDEVGGQHRAMAAAAAQGMAYLTGVEISVTFIGATVHIVGLGFDPDDARLQQGLAATRGGRGERAQEMAEQLARVGIRDAYEGALRYVGNPELISRTHFARFLVETGVCRDTPEVFRRFLTEGKPGYVPHRWAALGDAVRWITEAGGMAVIAHPARYRFSATEEYALFSEFLQHGGRGVEVVTGSHTAAEYITYAGVAQEFGLAASRGSDFHSPQESHTDLGALPPLPGTLTPVWDLLADRVRQPAA
- the recJ gene encoding single-stranded-DNA-specific exonuclease RecJ, giving the protein MKIIARDIPPRAVWALEQAGVHPLLARLYAARGVTAHDELDDALARLLPPPSLHGAREAAALLADAIAQDRRIVVVADYDCDGATACAVAVRGLRLLGARQVGYLVPDRVIDGYGLSPAIARRVHERGADLLVTVDNGIASVEGVAEAKALGLSVLVTDHHLPGPALPEADAIVNPNQPGCAFESKSIAGVGVMFYVLMALRAELRERGVFDKAGQPKLEPLLPLVALGTVADVVRLDANNRRLVAQGLKRIRAGFMPAGIAALFDAAGRKAAVATTFDFGFALGPRINAAGRLADMTLGIECLLTDDPGHAAELARTLDAINRERREIEGGMREQALLMAESLFGENDAPPAAISVWDPDFHEGVVGIVASRIKDRLHRPTFVFATSSAPGKAHELKGSGRSIPGFHLRDALDLVAKRHPGVILKFGGHAMAAGCTVAQEQFAVFERAFAQVAQEWLDAATLMRRLDTDGPLSPEYCRAELVDTLHREVWGQGFAPPTFSEEVEIVSQRLVGEGRNHLSLKLLHQGRPVDGIWFGHTDPLPARVLLAFRLDVNEWKGERRVQFLVEGAQL
- a CDS encoding methyl-accepting chemotaxis protein; this encodes MTLNHLPVGRKLWAIILGVLVTMLLLLGGLLAHVSRVDAETARAVQASEDRISDALRWKGMVERNVELVIIGAITSEDALAAQLQADVKAGIAAVSEVQKRVVEKAVSPEDKAQLERIAAERTSILAIVAEAQKARAAGDLEGARQIAQQRMRPAAARYTGAKETFVEMQTKARERAKAEGQAQRDRAQAIGFGLAVLVCVLAIAMARFVVASITRPLDRAVGLADAIAEGDLTVDVHDDRRDELGHLLRSLSAMSARLRGVVTEVRTGVESVSSASNEIATGNQDLSARTEQTAANLEETAASMEELTATVTQSADTARQANQLAATAAQAAERGGEVVGQVVASMQQITDSSRKIGDIIGVIDGIAFQTNILALNAAVEAARAGEQGRGFAVVASEVRSLAQRSAEAAKEIKQLIGTSVQNVESGSQQVHQAGQSMEEIVGSVRRVSDLIGEITASSTEQRDGISQVNQAVGNLDQMTQQNAALVEQSSAAAGAMRDQARRLSEVVSVFNVGAQAVPQRSVPVAAPKGAGAGGSVPRAVAAAPGAASRKVAAPASAGALPAAPRKAIPAAAAPVAAAASAPAPQPAAPKAALRAPAKPAKAATADDDWETF